The following coding sequences are from one Asterias amurensis chromosome 8, ASM3211899v1 window:
- the LOC139940375 gene encoding uncharacterized protein isoform X2 — translation MPSSQVLVRLPQTTLKRRQLKDKITIHFQKSEVSNGFEVEDVNIILENDSEIWLTVTLSEPAGVEFVLSRENHELIIDRVAIPLEVKPAPSWRLVSPSVDSDSDQETVMVMKNKEAEAEVEEDEQLIEVTGYKKTTDIETLKLYFENLRRSGGGEIETIERYSKTGGVRITFKDPSVAAKVEGRKHKLAGYKLKVKLVTKKKRRPLPTNARCLFLEGIPDGCSSEHLKLFIENRASMDEEPTIQYGEKPGTALCTFSCDIPDLDKTLTNISKKELKGVVLTAEKVHETDAVLVTGCSQVVSLMEVIDLYFDNKKKSGGSGVRDVQPGPVDGQAIVHFDDWNVVNGVLRKDHKIGGKAVKVETYHECLGKLSHGDQASVSDISDKTSPEQLKRGTGNVASSIEGAEAQETGQKVGTKKPQAGQRVQVPFQGEQGGKAVDTREGFQGSHNESYEQLIEVTGFKPSTDDEIFKLYFENRGKSGGGEIETIERDSKTGAVRITFKDPSVAATVEGRKHKLAGANLNVKLITKKKRRPLPINARCLFLEGIPHGCPYQHLKLFIENRASMDEEPTIQYGEKPGTAICTFSCDIPELDDVITKIPKKKLRGVQITAEKVHESDALRVQGFSQDIDFEMIDLYFDNKTKSGGGGVREVQPGPVDGQAIVHFEDWMVVQDVLARGLHKLGSTELRVDSYYEFLGRLSPLDAPTPHIPKPVSVEVHEPTMEFLYEKGENAKKKLLKDLAEVKANLLWPDGSQKSQAKLKPVEDDSQPQSSWLNWEKEAVDVLTDFMNGYKTASVPIPQTLWEGAADKLQKMTTTCSMVPDAQRHEVILVGEHRDVDVTEATIIDIIKKLQKEADYDAEQVTEDINWDTEKLQLFTLCGIKQEIEKSFPALRITVFSSPGKTGITLGGTRTTVKEVELKIRRMMDSLEKTEFKAGSIKVRFVQSVTDNIHAVLGSRNIRAACSGSDDGRITIHGATSRDIGEAKAYIDHEIDEDVIPIKGSALAVVRGHEGKKLVDCINKQKLVMVEMKQDSIEVAGFKSKLEEAKSQIIKFLKNTTIIKKHIICRAADIQAINRLWHDEVEFVEMENQANYVKIESRTQGSKTGFAIEGNQDGIESARSCCLLLMERLYRNQEDTPKSYEPQTIAVDQLQSDQSTQISYRCPVCGAVCGQPKGNQPKGTMTAHSVAGLRGAGFITITYAIPSGTQTEDHPNPGKPFVGVTRTAYLPNNREGREVLSLLKKAFDAGLVFTVGRSITTGAEDTVTWANIHHKTSRTGGPSNYGYPDAGYLRRVKKDLAAVGIV, via the exons ATGCCTTCATCACAGGTATTAGTCCGTCTTCCACAGACTACGCTCAAACGCAGACAGTTGAAGGATAAAATAACCATACATTTCCAGAAGTCGGAGGTCAGCAATGGTTTTGAAGTGGAGGATGTCAATATTATCCTGGAAAATGACAGTGAAATATGGCTGACAGTTACATTGAGCGAGCCTGCAG GTGTCGAGTTCGTACTTTCAAGAGAAAACCATGAACTGATTATTGATAGAGTTGCGATTCCACTTGAAGTAAAACCTGCACCAAGCTGGCGGCTAGTGTCACCTTCAGTAGATTCGGACTCGGATCAAGAGACCGTTATGGTCATG aaaaacaaagaagCCGAGGCTGAGGTGGAAGAAGATGAGCAACTGATCGAAGTGACTGGTTACAAAAAGACAACAGATATAGAGACCCTGAAGCTGTATTTTGAGAATCTACGCAGATCTGGAGGAGGTGAAATAGAGACGATCGAGAGATATTCAAAGACTGGTGGCGTTAGAATTACCTTCAAGGATCCATCAG TTGCTGCTAAGGTGGAAGGAAGGAAGCACAAGCTAGCCGGTTACAAGCTGAAGGTCAAACTGGTCACCAAGAAGAAACGTCGACCACTTCCAACCAATGCACGATGTCTGTTTCTAGAAGGGATACCAGATGGATGCTCATCTGAGCATTTGAAGCTCTTTATTGAGAATAGAGCATCCATGGATGAGGAACCCACAATCCAATATGGAGAGAAGCCTGGAACAGCTTTATGTACATTCTCATGTGATATTCCAG ATCTCGATAAGACGTTGACTAATATTTCTAAGAAGGAACTGAAAGGCGTTGTATTAACAGCAGAGAAAGTTCATGAAACTGATGCAGTCTTAGTAACAG GATGTTCACAAGTTGTAAGTTTGATGGAAGTCATTGATCTGTATTTTGACAACAAGAAGAAGAGTGGAGGCAGTGGGGTAAGAGACGTACAACCAGGACCCGTGGATGGACAGGCAATCGTTCACTTTGATGACTGGAATG TTGTGAATGGAGTGTTGCGCAAAGATCATAAGATTGGTGGAAAAGCAGTAAAAGTTGAAACGTATCATGAATGTCTTGGGAAGCTGAGCCATGGTGATCAGGCGTCCGTCTCAGACATCTCTGACAAGACTAGCCCTGAACAGCTGAAAAGAGGTACTGGTAATGTAGCATCAAGCATCGAGGGAGCTGAAGCACAAGAGACTGGCCAGAAAGTAGGGACGAAGAAACCACAAGCAGGCCAAAGAGTCCAGGTACCATTCCAAGGAGAACAGGGAGGCAAG GCTGTTGACACTCGGGAAGGGTTCCAAGGAAGCCATAACGAAAGTTACGAGCAACTGATTGAAGTGACTGGCTTCAAACCGTCCACAGATGATGAGATCTTCAAGCTCTATTTTGAAAATCGTGGAAAGTCAGGAGGAGGTGAAATAGAGACAATCGAGAGAGATTCTAAGACTGGTGCCGTCAGAATTACCTTCAAGGACCCATCGG TTGCTGCTACGGTTGAAGGAAGGAAGCACAAGCTAGCCGGCGCAAATCTGAATGTTAAACTGATCACCAAGAAGAAACGTCGACCACTTCCAATCAATGCACGATGCCTGTTTCTAGAAGGGATACCACATGGATGCCCATATCAGCATTTGAAGCTCTTTATTGAGAATAGAGCATCCATGGATGAGGAACCCACAATCCAATATGGAGAGAAGCCTGGAACAGCTATATGTACATTCTCGTGTGATATTCCAG AATTGGATGATGTTATAACCAAGATTCCAAAGAAGAAACTTCGTGGCGTTCAAATAACAGCAGAAAAAGTTCATGAATCAGATGCACTCCGAGTACAAG GATTTTCGCAAGACATAGATTTTGAGATGattgatttgtattttgacaaCAAGACGAAGAGTGGAGGCGGTGGAGTGAGAGAGGTACAACCAGGACCCGTGGATGGACAAGCAATCGTTCACTTTGAAGACTGGATGG TGGTTCAAGACGTTTTAGCAAGAGGTCTTCATAAGCTTGGTAGTACTGAACTTCGAGTCGACTCATACTATGAGTTCCTGGGAAGACTGAGCCCGCTTGATGCCCCAACTCCACATATCCCTAAACCAGTGTCAGTAGAAGTACATGAACCTACTATGGAATTCCTCTATGAGAAAGGTGAAAATGCCAAGAAGAAGTTGTTGAAAGACTTGGCCGAGGTGAAAGCCAATCTGCTGTGGCCGGATGGTTCTCAGAAGTCTCAAGCTAAACTGAAGCCAGTAGAAGATGACTCCCAGCCTCAATCATCATGGTTGAACTGGGAAAAGGAAGCTGTCGATGTTCTGACTGACTTCATGAACGGATACAAAACAGCCAGCGTTCCAATTCCGCAAACACTGTGGGAGGGTGCTGCTGATAAATTGCAGAAGATGACTACAACTTGCTCGATGGTCCCAGATGCTCAACGTCATGAAGTGATACTGGTCGGAGAGCACCGCGATGTTGATGTCACTGAAGCAACAATCATTGACATCATCAAGAAGTTACAGAAGGAGGCTGACTATGATGCTGAGCAAGTAACAGAAGACATCAACTGGGATACAGAGAAGCTGCAGCTGTTTACCTTGTGTGGGATTAAACAAGAGATCGAAAAGTCCTTTCCAGCTCTGAGGATTACAGTTTTCAGCTCTCCTGGTAAAACTGGCATTACTCTCGGGGGAACAAGGACAACCGTCAAAGAAGTGGAGCTAAAGATAAGGAGGATGATGGACAGTTTGGAAAAGACAGAGTTCAAAGCTGGGAGTATCAAGGTACGGTTTGTTCAGAGTGTTACGGACAACATTCATGCTGTTCTAGGGTCACGGAATATTCGTGCAGCTTGCAGTGGATCAGATGATGGAAGGATTACAATACACGGTGCTACTAGCAGAGATATCGGGGAGGCTAAAGCATACATCGACCATGAAATAGATGAAGATGTGATTCCCATCAAAGGTTCTGCATTAGCTGTTGTACGAGGCCACGAGGGGAAGAAACTTGTAGACTGTATCAACAAACAGAAGTTGGTCATGGTGGAAATGAAACAAG ACAGTATCGAGGTCGCGGGATTCAAGTCTAAACTGGAGGAAGCGAAGTCTCAGATCATCAAGTTccttaaaaacacaacaattattaaaaaacacattatttgccGCGCTGCCGACATACAAGCTATCAACAGACTCTGGCATGACGAAGTTGAGTTTGTAGAAATGGAAAATCAGGCAAACTACGTCAAAATAGAGTCGAGGACACAAGGAAGCAAGACCGGTTTTGCTATTGAAGGCAACCAAGACGGCATTGAAAGCGCTCGAAGTTGTTGTCTGTTGCTAATGGAAAGACTTTATAGAAACCAAGAAGACACACCCAAAAGTTATGAGCCACAAACAATAGCTGTAGATCAGCTGCAATCGGATCAATCAACACAG ATCAGTTACAGGTGCCCTGTATGCGGAGCAGTGTGTGGTCAACCGAAAGGGAACCAACCAAAGGGAACTATGACAGCACACAGCGTTGCAGGCCTCAGAGGAGCGGGTTTCATCACAATCACCTATGCCATACCAAGTGGGACCCAAACG GAGGATCATCCCAACCCAGGGAAGCCCTTTGTTGGTGTTACACGTACTGCGTACCTCCCCAACAACCGAGAAGGACGTGAAGTTCTTTCTCTTCTGAAGAAAGCATTCGATGCAGGACTTGTGTTCACCGTTGGACGGTCAATCACCACTGGAGCAGAGGACACTGTCACCTGGGCTAATATTCACCATAAAACAAGTCGTACTGGTGGACC ATCTAACTATGGATATCCTGATGCTGGTTACCTGAGGAGAGTGAAGAAAGACCTAGCTGCAGTGGGCATAGTGTAG
- the LOC139940375 gene encoding uncharacterized protein isoform X1 — MPSSQVLVRLPQTTLKRRQLKDKITIHFQKSEVSNGFEVEDVNIILENDSEIWLTVTLSEPAGVEFVLSRENHELIIDRVAIPLEVKPAPSWRLVSPSVDSDSDQETVMVMLFCFFFSLKKNKEAEAEVEEDEQLIEVTGYKKTTDIETLKLYFENLRRSGGGEIETIERYSKTGGVRITFKDPSVAAKVEGRKHKLAGYKLKVKLVTKKKRRPLPTNARCLFLEGIPDGCSSEHLKLFIENRASMDEEPTIQYGEKPGTALCTFSCDIPDLDKTLTNISKKELKGVVLTAEKVHETDAVLVTGCSQVVSLMEVIDLYFDNKKKSGGSGVRDVQPGPVDGQAIVHFDDWNVVNGVLRKDHKIGGKAVKVETYHECLGKLSHGDQASVSDISDKTSPEQLKRGTGNVASSIEGAEAQETGQKVGTKKPQAGQRVQVPFQGEQGGKAVDTREGFQGSHNESYEQLIEVTGFKPSTDDEIFKLYFENRGKSGGGEIETIERDSKTGAVRITFKDPSVAATVEGRKHKLAGANLNVKLITKKKRRPLPINARCLFLEGIPHGCPYQHLKLFIENRASMDEEPTIQYGEKPGTAICTFSCDIPELDDVITKIPKKKLRGVQITAEKVHESDALRVQGFSQDIDFEMIDLYFDNKTKSGGGGVREVQPGPVDGQAIVHFEDWMVVQDVLARGLHKLGSTELRVDSYYEFLGRLSPLDAPTPHIPKPVSVEVHEPTMEFLYEKGENAKKKLLKDLAEVKANLLWPDGSQKSQAKLKPVEDDSQPQSSWLNWEKEAVDVLTDFMNGYKTASVPIPQTLWEGAADKLQKMTTTCSMVPDAQRHEVILVGEHRDVDVTEATIIDIIKKLQKEADYDAEQVTEDINWDTEKLQLFTLCGIKQEIEKSFPALRITVFSSPGKTGITLGGTRTTVKEVELKIRRMMDSLEKTEFKAGSIKVRFVQSVTDNIHAVLGSRNIRAACSGSDDGRITIHGATSRDIGEAKAYIDHEIDEDVIPIKGSALAVVRGHEGKKLVDCINKQKLVMVEMKQDSIEVAGFKSKLEEAKSQIIKFLKNTTIIKKHIICRAADIQAINRLWHDEVEFVEMENQANYVKIESRTQGSKTGFAIEGNQDGIESARSCCLLLMERLYRNQEDTPKSYEPQTIAVDQLQSDQSTQISYRCPVCGAVCGQPKGNQPKGTMTAHSVAGLRGAGFITITYAIPSGTQTEDHPNPGKPFVGVTRTAYLPNNREGREVLSLLKKAFDAGLVFTVGRSITTGAEDTVTWANIHHKTSRTGGPSNYGYPDAGYLRRVKKDLAAVGIV; from the exons ATGCCTTCATCACAGGTATTAGTCCGTCTTCCACAGACTACGCTCAAACGCAGACAGTTGAAGGATAAAATAACCATACATTTCCAGAAGTCGGAGGTCAGCAATGGTTTTGAAGTGGAGGATGTCAATATTATCCTGGAAAATGACAGTGAAATATGGCTGACAGTTACATTGAGCGAGCCTGCAG GTGTCGAGTTCGTACTTTCAAGAGAAAACCATGAACTGATTATTGATAGAGTTGCGATTCCACTTGAAGTAAAACCTGCACCAAGCTGGCGGCTAGTGTCACCTTCAGTAGATTCGGACTCGGATCAAGAGACCGTTATGGTCATG ttattttgtttcttcttctcattgaagaaaaacaaagaagCCGAGGCTGAGGTGGAAGAAGATGAGCAACTGATCGAAGTGACTGGTTACAAAAAGACAACAGATATAGAGACCCTGAAGCTGTATTTTGAGAATCTACGCAGATCTGGAGGAGGTGAAATAGAGACGATCGAGAGATATTCAAAGACTGGTGGCGTTAGAATTACCTTCAAGGATCCATCAG TTGCTGCTAAGGTGGAAGGAAGGAAGCACAAGCTAGCCGGTTACAAGCTGAAGGTCAAACTGGTCACCAAGAAGAAACGTCGACCACTTCCAACCAATGCACGATGTCTGTTTCTAGAAGGGATACCAGATGGATGCTCATCTGAGCATTTGAAGCTCTTTATTGAGAATAGAGCATCCATGGATGAGGAACCCACAATCCAATATGGAGAGAAGCCTGGAACAGCTTTATGTACATTCTCATGTGATATTCCAG ATCTCGATAAGACGTTGACTAATATTTCTAAGAAGGAACTGAAAGGCGTTGTATTAACAGCAGAGAAAGTTCATGAAACTGATGCAGTCTTAGTAACAG GATGTTCACAAGTTGTAAGTTTGATGGAAGTCATTGATCTGTATTTTGACAACAAGAAGAAGAGTGGAGGCAGTGGGGTAAGAGACGTACAACCAGGACCCGTGGATGGACAGGCAATCGTTCACTTTGATGACTGGAATG TTGTGAATGGAGTGTTGCGCAAAGATCATAAGATTGGTGGAAAAGCAGTAAAAGTTGAAACGTATCATGAATGTCTTGGGAAGCTGAGCCATGGTGATCAGGCGTCCGTCTCAGACATCTCTGACAAGACTAGCCCTGAACAGCTGAAAAGAGGTACTGGTAATGTAGCATCAAGCATCGAGGGAGCTGAAGCACAAGAGACTGGCCAGAAAGTAGGGACGAAGAAACCACAAGCAGGCCAAAGAGTCCAGGTACCATTCCAAGGAGAACAGGGAGGCAAG GCTGTTGACACTCGGGAAGGGTTCCAAGGAAGCCATAACGAAAGTTACGAGCAACTGATTGAAGTGACTGGCTTCAAACCGTCCACAGATGATGAGATCTTCAAGCTCTATTTTGAAAATCGTGGAAAGTCAGGAGGAGGTGAAATAGAGACAATCGAGAGAGATTCTAAGACTGGTGCCGTCAGAATTACCTTCAAGGACCCATCGG TTGCTGCTACGGTTGAAGGAAGGAAGCACAAGCTAGCCGGCGCAAATCTGAATGTTAAACTGATCACCAAGAAGAAACGTCGACCACTTCCAATCAATGCACGATGCCTGTTTCTAGAAGGGATACCACATGGATGCCCATATCAGCATTTGAAGCTCTTTATTGAGAATAGAGCATCCATGGATGAGGAACCCACAATCCAATATGGAGAGAAGCCTGGAACAGCTATATGTACATTCTCGTGTGATATTCCAG AATTGGATGATGTTATAACCAAGATTCCAAAGAAGAAACTTCGTGGCGTTCAAATAACAGCAGAAAAAGTTCATGAATCAGATGCACTCCGAGTACAAG GATTTTCGCAAGACATAGATTTTGAGATGattgatttgtattttgacaaCAAGACGAAGAGTGGAGGCGGTGGAGTGAGAGAGGTACAACCAGGACCCGTGGATGGACAAGCAATCGTTCACTTTGAAGACTGGATGG TGGTTCAAGACGTTTTAGCAAGAGGTCTTCATAAGCTTGGTAGTACTGAACTTCGAGTCGACTCATACTATGAGTTCCTGGGAAGACTGAGCCCGCTTGATGCCCCAACTCCACATATCCCTAAACCAGTGTCAGTAGAAGTACATGAACCTACTATGGAATTCCTCTATGAGAAAGGTGAAAATGCCAAGAAGAAGTTGTTGAAAGACTTGGCCGAGGTGAAAGCCAATCTGCTGTGGCCGGATGGTTCTCAGAAGTCTCAAGCTAAACTGAAGCCAGTAGAAGATGACTCCCAGCCTCAATCATCATGGTTGAACTGGGAAAAGGAAGCTGTCGATGTTCTGACTGACTTCATGAACGGATACAAAACAGCCAGCGTTCCAATTCCGCAAACACTGTGGGAGGGTGCTGCTGATAAATTGCAGAAGATGACTACAACTTGCTCGATGGTCCCAGATGCTCAACGTCATGAAGTGATACTGGTCGGAGAGCACCGCGATGTTGATGTCACTGAAGCAACAATCATTGACATCATCAAGAAGTTACAGAAGGAGGCTGACTATGATGCTGAGCAAGTAACAGAAGACATCAACTGGGATACAGAGAAGCTGCAGCTGTTTACCTTGTGTGGGATTAAACAAGAGATCGAAAAGTCCTTTCCAGCTCTGAGGATTACAGTTTTCAGCTCTCCTGGTAAAACTGGCATTACTCTCGGGGGAACAAGGACAACCGTCAAAGAAGTGGAGCTAAAGATAAGGAGGATGATGGACAGTTTGGAAAAGACAGAGTTCAAAGCTGGGAGTATCAAGGTACGGTTTGTTCAGAGTGTTACGGACAACATTCATGCTGTTCTAGGGTCACGGAATATTCGTGCAGCTTGCAGTGGATCAGATGATGGAAGGATTACAATACACGGTGCTACTAGCAGAGATATCGGGGAGGCTAAAGCATACATCGACCATGAAATAGATGAAGATGTGATTCCCATCAAAGGTTCTGCATTAGCTGTTGTACGAGGCCACGAGGGGAAGAAACTTGTAGACTGTATCAACAAACAGAAGTTGGTCATGGTGGAAATGAAACAAG ACAGTATCGAGGTCGCGGGATTCAAGTCTAAACTGGAGGAAGCGAAGTCTCAGATCATCAAGTTccttaaaaacacaacaattattaaaaaacacattatttgccGCGCTGCCGACATACAAGCTATCAACAGACTCTGGCATGACGAAGTTGAGTTTGTAGAAATGGAAAATCAGGCAAACTACGTCAAAATAGAGTCGAGGACACAAGGAAGCAAGACCGGTTTTGCTATTGAAGGCAACCAAGACGGCATTGAAAGCGCTCGAAGTTGTTGTCTGTTGCTAATGGAAAGACTTTATAGAAACCAAGAAGACACACCCAAAAGTTATGAGCCACAAACAATAGCTGTAGATCAGCTGCAATCGGATCAATCAACACAG ATCAGTTACAGGTGCCCTGTATGCGGAGCAGTGTGTGGTCAACCGAAAGGGAACCAACCAAAGGGAACTATGACAGCACACAGCGTTGCAGGCCTCAGAGGAGCGGGTTTCATCACAATCACCTATGCCATACCAAGTGGGACCCAAACG GAGGATCATCCCAACCCAGGGAAGCCCTTTGTTGGTGTTACACGTACTGCGTACCTCCCCAACAACCGAGAAGGACGTGAAGTTCTTTCTCTTCTGAAGAAAGCATTCGATGCAGGACTTGTGTTCACCGTTGGACGGTCAATCACCACTGGAGCAGAGGACACTGTCACCTGGGCTAATATTCACCATAAAACAAGTCGTACTGGTGGACC ATCTAACTATGGATATCCTGATGCTGGTTACCTGAGGAGAGTGAAGAAAGACCTAGCTGCAGTGGGCATAGTGTAG